ttttgcatatttaaaaaatatgatgaatGACAATGGTTTGAATAATAGCCATAAAATGAACAACACAAATAATTCGGCTAGCAGTAATAATCGAGGTAATATGTTTCAAAATCGTGGTTCGATAAATCAAAACGCTGCGAATCCAAATATACCAATTGGTCcatcaaataatattcaccatataaatacacaaggaaatgcaaataataatatcgTTGGATCAGGAATTAACAATTACAATGTTAGTGGtgtaaatatgcataatatggCAAGCAATGTGGGGATGGCCAAttcaaaaatgaataataacaataataatattagtaatactaataataataatgtaaataatgGGGAAATGGGAATGCAAactaattttaataatgctCATGTAAATCCAGGATCTTCTATTCGAGTTGCACCAAATGATGAtgaagagaaaaaaaaaatatatcaattaaTATTTGATTTATGTTTTTCAGAAAAAAGAGAAAGTGCATTATTAGAATTGTCAAGGAAACGAGAAAAGTATCATGATATTGCACCTGTATTATGGAATTCTTTTGGAACTATAACGACCTTATTACAAGAAATTGTGTCGATATATCCACAATTATCACCACCTTTGTTAACAACATCTTCATCAAATCGAGTTTGTAACTCATTGGCTTTGTTACAATGTGTTGCTTCCCATCCAGAAACAAaacaacattttttaaatgcacATATTccactatttttatatcccTTTTTAAATGCAGAATCAAAGAATAGGCcatttgaatatttacGTCTAACATCTCTAGGTGTCATAGGTGCATTAGTTAAGGTTGATAATCCAgatgtaataaattttttattacagaCGGAGATTATACCATTATGTTTACGAATCATGGAAACTGGAAGTGAATTATCTAAAACGGTTGCTACATTTATCgttcaaaaaattttaatagatGAATTAGGattgaattatatatgtgcaaCACCTGAAAGATTTTATGCAGTATCAACtgttttatcaaatatgGTTAATGCATTAGTTGAAAATCCTTCATCAAGATTGTTAAAACATATAGTTCGTTGTTATTTAAGATTATCTGAAAATCCGAGAGCTTTAGAAGCATTAAAATGTTGTTTACCCGACTCTTTgaaacatattaataaagcTTTTATTCCATGTCTTAAAGAAGATccatatacaaaaaaatggcTAATTCAGTTgctttataatattaacaatgCAGAACAAACACAAAATGTTCCGAATCATCTTAATGCactaaataatatgcatatgcatcATGTCGGACcccaaaatatttcaacCCCACACCCTGTAAACTCAAATAAccatatgaataatatgcaaaaaaatagttataataatattccaCCAAATATGAATGATACTATAATgcaagaaaataataatataaaaaataataatttaggaaataaaaataataccaacaattataaagatcaaaataatacaacTAATGTCGGTGCAAATtcgaataataataacctTTCTAACGTACCTAACAAATCAAATCATTCAAAATCAGGATCAAGTAATATCCCTACTATGCTTTCAAATAATAGTCAACATGCCAATTCACAAAATGCTGCTACATCGActattaataatagtaataattcaaaaacGGGTTCTACAAATAGtgataatataacaaaGAATATTGCCATGTCAggcaataataatactagTTCAATTAATGTtggtaataatatagatgTTTCTAATACATCTAACAATGCAGAAATAGAAACTATTCCAACAAATGTATCTAGTAACACACCCTCTACTTCTGCTAATGCAGATACTACTGTGGCTACTAACAatagtaaataatattttttttaattaacatttgtaaacaatatatcatcgtacaataaatataaaattgctttaaattttatttatattaaaatgattttattatacatatatagtgAAATATTAGTATTTTGGATGTatgtttatgttttttttttttcatattttttttgtataatgtGTTGTcattttcgattttttcaCTTTCAAGCACACTTGAATCTTttcctttatatataatatcaaaTGTAGTTTTGATGAACctcgatttttttttttttttttcaaccctcttgtttatttttatttccaattttaatatatgtatgtttattaaaaatatttttttttcacaaataTTACGTAATTGTATATTtgaattgttttattttttatttatatatccatatttatgtatgtttatataattacgAAAACATACGAGACTCTACGAAATAggtactttattttttgttgttatacctattatattaaatatatgtgtaaattaaaaaaggaagGAACATAGAAAATTTAAGGATAGTGTTATTGTTGGGGGGTGCCGTATATATAGGCTTACAATATAATGTTATGCACAGCtagctaaaaaaattgaatgaAAACCATATGGCTATTTTTCACCAATTTCACGCTATGCAGttatagtaaaaaaaaaggaatatacATGCATAATTGCAAATAGGAATGAATCCAAAAGGGGTAGACAAATATAAGGTTTACACAAAAcatgaaatataattattagtGGGCATCCATATTATGAAcatcataattttaagtataaattatattactaTGGAAGTAAGCATTTCTTCAATTATAGGATCTATCTCTTTATTATTCACTACAGCATCACATAAAACTAAAGCTGTTTCAATATCTAAAACTTTTGCtgcaaaaataattaaatgaaaatcgGAGCATCTAGATTTTCCATTAACACCCCTATCTAACTTACTActtgaaaaatattctttaaCATCATAAACCGTTTGAGgtttatttctattttctCTTGGAAAgtgataatttttaaagataGATCGTACAACTTTTGGTGCTGAATCATTAACACGTATTATAAACCAATCAGtatcaaatttatttgtttctttACCCCCTTCTAAAATTTGAGGTAGTAGTTCATGTTTATTTGGGCttcttaattttatatgggATGGATCATCTTGTATTTCATCAATTAAATTATCTCGTATCAAACTCATTCCTAAATCAGATACCATAAAGGCATTTGTAATAGGTTCATTGTTTAATAATGGATCGGGTGATATAGTAcatgtaataaaatttgatatactataatttgtataatgtgtatttttttttaaattagaTAATTGTAATTTAGCTATATTTACTAATTCGTGAGAAGCTAGATATTCCTTTCTTGGTAGATGGGTAAAAATTATTccaattttttctaatcCTAACTTTTCTGCAATTAAATCAACATTACTCATAAAATCATCAGGTAATAATCTTACTTGATCACCTTCACAAAATTGCGGTGGCTCATATATGCATTCACAAACAGCTCGTATTCCTAAATTATAATGGGTATCTTCTTTATAATATCCATACATCCATCCAATCCTTTGCTCAAGCATATGATTTTCATAACACCAATAATGAAcgaaattttttatttcttcaatATTCATTAATTCTAAATGATCTACATGTCTATATTCTTGATGTTTTAAAGTTACACTCAAtggtattttatttaattgtccttttactaaatatacagatttatattcattatttaatggTAAGTCTGTTGTATTATATCctcttaattttaaaaaataatcaaatgaTTTGAAGTTTggttcattttcattattttctttttttagtttatCTTCTCCACCATTCGCATTTTTACTATATCCTGATttgttatcattttcattttttgatttatttgcATTAGAATTGtagttattatttacaGATTCTTTTATGCCATTGTTGTGTGTCGcggattttttttctaaattttcgTCACCATCTTTGTTGATAGGAGTAACAGTATTtgtactttttttatatgtaggTTTGATTTCACTTTTTAATTCTATAATACAtccatttttcatattatattcatcaaGAGTTATCcaatcattatttaaagcTTCATTTGAATaaccaaataaatatatttgttgttTTTCTACTGGTACATTTAAAAGctcattaattttgtttttcaatTCAATTAATTTTCTATCTTTTTCGATTTCAATTCTGTATATTCCGGTCGCACATCGCAACCTCACAATTATTTTGCTCATCTTTCGATTTCGTGCGATACCACCCTTTTTACCtatattactatttatactttatttcacttattatttttttttttttttaattcctcaagaaaaatgaaaaattcattttatagGCATACATATACTATGTATgggtttatttatttgtttaaacttaaggataaaaaaaaggctagaccaaaaaaaaaaaaaaaaaaaaataaaaaaaataaaaaaataaaaaaaataaagtaaaataCCAGCAATAGTTGCGatagtaataatttatatagtaTAGTGCACAAAATCTatgaattaatttttcaaacaaatatatatatatgcttatatatttttttccataaaataatttaagaTAAGAATATTATCTTTTTATCGATAACTCCACAATTAGACCTAtcccatatatatataccttatttatatattcacaaaattgtaataataatttataagttAATATGAAGTGTCCAATTGTTTTGTTCCTCTCTAACCACAATGTTACTATCCAAACATCCTTATTTTTCCCACatgcattattatatttattattttttttttattaatccTTAAATAGTACACTagtattaaattaaaaaaaatcaaacgatcaaatttagaaaaatgaaaaaaaacaaaatagcAATCCATTTCACCTTTTACCAATTTATGGGCACTACAAAGGTGTAAGCCAAATAATGAAGGGAGTTATATTTCCGATTT
This genomic interval from Plasmodium chabaudi chabaudi strain AS genome assembly, chromosome: 11 contains the following:
- a CDS encoding nuclear protein localization protein 4, putative, encoding MSKIIVRLRCATGIYRIEIEKDRKLIELKNKINELLNVPVEKQQIYLFGYSNEALNNDWITLDEYNMKNGCIIELKSEIKPTYKKSTNTVTPINKDGDENLEKKSATHNNGIKESVNNNYNSNANKSKNENDNKSGYSKNANGGEDKLKKENNENEPNFKSFDYFLKLRGYNTTDLPLNNEYKSVYLVKGQLNKIPLSVTLKHQEYRHVDHLELMNIEEIKNFVHYWCYENHMLEQRIGWMYGYYKEDTHYNLGIRAVCECIYEPPQFCEGDQVRLLPDDFMSNVDLIAEKLGLEKIGIIFTHLPRKEYLASHELVNIAKLQLSNLKKNTHYTNYSISNFITCTISPDPLLNNEPITNAFMVSDLGMSLIRDNLIDEIQDDPSHIKLRSPNKHELLPQILEGGKETNKFDTDWFIIRVNDSAPKVVRSIFKNYHFPRENRNKPQTVYDVKEYFSSSKLDRGVNGKSRCSDFHLIIFAAKVLDIETALVLCDAVVNNKEIDPIIEEMLTSIVI
- a CDS encoding protein CAF40, putative, whose protein sequence is MMNDNGLNNSHKMNNTNNSASSNNRGNMFQNRGSINQNAANPNIPIGPSNNIHHINTQGNANNNIVGSGINNYNVSGVNMHNMASNVGMANSKMNNNNNNISNTNNNNVNNGEMGMQTNFNNAHVNPGSSIRVAPNDDEEKKKIYQLIFDLCFSEKRESALLELSRKREKYHDIAPVLWNSFGTITTLLQEIVSIYPQLSPPLLTTSSSNRVCNSLALLQCVASHPETKQHFLNAHIPLFLYPFLNAESKNRPFEYLRLTSLGVIGALVKVDNPDVINFLLQTEIIPLCLRIMETGSELSKTVATFIVQKILIDELGLNYICATPERFYAVSTVLSNMVNALVENPSSRLLKHIVRCYLRLSENPRALEALKCCLPDSLKHINKAFIPCLKEDPYTKKWLIQLLYNINNAEQTQNVPNHLNALNNMHMHHVGPQNISTPHPVNSNNHMNNMQKNSYNNIPPNMNDTIMQENNNIKNNNLGNKNNTNNYKDQNNTTNVGANSNNNNLSNVPNKSNHSKSGSSNIPTMLSNNSQHANSQNAATSTINNSNNSKTGSTNSDNITKNIAMSGNNNTSSINVGNNIDVSNTSNNAEIETIPTNVSSNTPSTSANADTTVATNNSK